The Xanthomonas sontii genome contains a region encoding:
- a CDS encoding VacJ family lipoprotein — translation MNVLRILTSLTLAAALGACAGAPKRTPPPPPPPVAQTAPAAGDSAAAPDAHAALATANSATGMDTGAAPAPASAPAAMPPASAAPSAGAANGTPTSAEDDYAALYGGDPYNPVADPTLPEGVPAPQSYDPWEKFNRKVHAFNNVVDRGVARPLARAYVNVVPRPVRLGVTNFFDNLSSPLTMVNQLLQGRPLQAGQTLSRFLINSTLGIGGIFDPATDANLPRRSEDFGQTLGVWGWRRSRYLELPLFGPRTVRDAFGLVGDAPLSPLQQIEEDRVRIGLQGLQLVDTRAQLLSLDSLRDQAPDEYQLTRDAWLQRRNYQIESDMRGHKRQDDDLPAYLREEETNPTVPVDAMPVPEWRGGR, via the coding sequence ATGAACGTGCTGCGTATCCTTACCTCCCTGACCCTGGCCGCCGCCCTGGGCGCCTGCGCTGGCGCGCCCAAGCGCACGCCGCCACCGCCGCCGCCGCCGGTGGCACAGACCGCGCCGGCCGCCGGCGACAGCGCCGCGGCTCCCGATGCGCACGCCGCGCTGGCGACCGCGAACAGCGCCACCGGCATGGACACCGGCGCCGCGCCGGCACCGGCAAGCGCGCCTGCGGCGATGCCGCCGGCGAGTGCTGCCCCGAGCGCCGGGGCGGCCAACGGCACGCCGACCTCGGCCGAGGACGACTACGCCGCGCTGTACGGTGGCGACCCGTACAACCCGGTCGCCGATCCGACCCTGCCGGAGGGCGTGCCTGCACCGCAGAGCTACGATCCGTGGGAGAAGTTCAACCGCAAGGTGCATGCCTTCAACAACGTGGTCGACCGCGGCGTGGCGCGGCCGCTGGCACGCGCCTACGTCAACGTGGTGCCGCGGCCGGTGCGGTTGGGCGTGACCAACTTCTTCGACAACCTCAGTTCGCCGCTGACCATGGTCAACCAGCTGCTGCAGGGCCGTCCGCTGCAGGCGGGGCAGACCCTGAGCCGGTTCCTGATCAACAGCACGCTGGGCATCGGCGGCATCTTCGACCCGGCCACCGACGCCAACCTGCCGCGACGCAGCGAGGACTTCGGCCAGACCCTGGGTGTGTGGGGCTGGCGCCGCTCGCGTTACCTGGAACTGCCGTTGTTCGGCCCGCGCACGGTGCGCGATGCGTTCGGCCTGGTCGGCGACGCGCCGCTGTCGCCACTGCAGCAGATCGAGGAAGACCGGGTGCGCATCGGTCTGCAGGGCCTGCAGTTGGTCGACACGCGCGCGCAGTTGCTGTCGCTGGACAGTCTGCGCGACCAGGCGCCGGACGAGTACCAGCTGACCCGCGATGCGTGGCTGCAGCGCCGCAACTATCAGATCGAGAGCGACATGCGCGGGCACAAGCGTCAGGACGACGATCTGCCGGCCTATCTGCGCGAGGAAGAAACCAATCCGACGGTGCCGGTGGATGCGATGCCGGTCCCGGAGTGGCGCGGCGGTCGCTGA
- a CDS encoding glutathione peroxidase produces MSESLTAIPLTRIDGQPATLAAFEGKVLLIVNVASKCGLTAQYAGLEALYREKQAAGLEVLGFPANDFKGQEPGSEAEIQQFCQLTYDVTFPMFAKIAVTGEDTHPLYRALIAAQPQTEGEGPMREKLAGYGIEPNPAPGVLWNFEKFLVGRDGQVRARFAPDVTAEDPRLRAAIDAALA; encoded by the coding sequence ATGTCCGAGTCGCTGACCGCCATTCCGCTGACCCGCATCGATGGCCAGCCGGCCACCCTCGCCGCGTTCGAGGGCAAGGTGTTGCTGATCGTCAACGTCGCCTCCAAGTGCGGCCTCACCGCGCAGTACGCGGGCCTGGAAGCGCTGTACCGCGAGAAGCAGGCCGCCGGCCTGGAAGTGCTCGGTTTCCCGGCCAACGACTTCAAGGGCCAGGAGCCGGGCAGCGAGGCGGAGATCCAGCAGTTCTGCCAGCTCACCTACGACGTGACCTTCCCGATGTTCGCCAAGATCGCGGTCACCGGCGAGGACACCCATCCGCTGTACCGCGCGCTGATCGCCGCGCAGCCGCAGACCGAGGGCGAGGGCCCGATGCGCGAGAAGCTTGCCGGCTACGGCATCGAGCCGAATCCGGCGCCGGGCGTGCTGTGGAATTTCGAGAAGTTCCTGGTCGGCCGGGACGGCCAGGTCCGCGCGCGCTTCGCTCCGGACGTTACCGCCGAGGATCCGCGCCTGCGCGCGGCGATCGACGCGGCGCTGGCGTAA
- a CDS encoding phage tail protein, producing the protein MTEPYIGEIQLFGFDYNPYGWALCNGATLPITQNTVLYSLLGVAYGGNGTTTFQLPNFVTRAGCQQGAGPGLTPHTLGSNFGSASVSLQSTQIPMHQHGVNSFSLSDQTKKSGTPVSGAALSSPGSSNARPYNAVAPNTQFSPTMLMPTGIGQAHENRQPYLAVNFCIALQGNYPVFN; encoded by the coding sequence ATGACCGAACCCTATATCGGCGAAATCCAGCTGTTCGGCTTCGACTACAACCCGTACGGCTGGGCGTTGTGCAACGGCGCCACCCTGCCGATCACGCAGAACACCGTACTGTATTCCCTGCTCGGCGTGGCCTACGGCGGCAATGGCACCACCACGTTCCAACTGCCGAATTTCGTCACGCGCGCCGGTTGCCAGCAGGGCGCGGGGCCGGGCCTGACGCCGCACACGCTGGGCAGCAACTTCGGCTCGGCATCGGTCAGCCTGCAGAGCACGCAGATTCCCATGCACCAGCATGGCGTCAACTCATTTTCGTTGTCGGACCAAACAAAGAAGAGTGGCACGCCCGTCAGTGGCGCCGCGCTGTCTTCCCCCGGTAGCAGCAACGCGCGTCCATACAACGCGGTCGCGCCGAACACGCAGTTCTCCCCGACCATGTTGATGCCCACCGGCATCGGCCAGGCGCACGAGAACCGGCAGCCGTATCTGGCGGTGAACTTCTGCATCGCCTTGCAGGGCAACTATCCGGTCTTCAACTGA
- a CDS encoding MlaE family lipid ABC transporter permease subunit, with protein MAIVAPIRSLGRAGLFFLTVLRGSLPTRDLLAELIREIYKVGARSLPIIAVGGAFVGLVLTLQGYRTLQTYGASDALSTLLGLSLYRELAPVLTALLFIGRAGSSIAAELGLMRATDQIKALELMAIDPVAKAVAPRFWAAVLTVPLLTGIFCSLAISASYFEAVAALGLDRGTFWSALSSSVDFWDDFGVAMLKSAVFGGTAALVAAYVGFHAEPTIEGTSVATTRAVVNASLLVLMFNFVMSALLFR; from the coding sequence ATGGCCATCGTTGCCCCGATCCGTTCCCTGGGCCGCGCCGGGCTGTTCTTCCTGACCGTGCTGCGCGGCTCGCTGCCGACTCGGGACCTGCTGGCCGAGCTGATCCGCGAGATCTACAAGGTCGGCGCGCGTTCGCTGCCGATCATCGCCGTGGGCGGCGCCTTCGTCGGCCTGGTGCTGACCCTGCAGGGCTACCGCACGCTGCAGACCTACGGGGCCTCCGATGCGTTGTCCACGCTGCTCGGCCTGTCGCTGTACCGCGAGCTGGCGCCGGTGCTGACCGCGCTGCTGTTCATCGGCCGCGCCGGCAGTTCCATCGCCGCCGAGCTCGGCCTGATGCGTGCGACCGACCAGATCAAGGCGCTGGAGCTGATGGCGATCGACCCGGTGGCCAAGGCGGTGGCGCCGCGCTTCTGGGCGGCGGTGCTGACCGTGCCGCTGCTGACCGGCATCTTCTGCTCGCTGGCGATCAGCGCGAGCTATTTCGAGGCGGTGGCGGCGCTCGGCCTGGACCGCGGCACGTTCTGGTCGGCGCTGTCGAGCAGCGTGGATTTCTGGGACGACTTCGGCGTGGCGATGCTGAAGTCGGCGGTGTTCGGCGGTACGGCGGCGCTGGTGGCGGCCTATGTCGGCTTCCATGCCGAGCCGACCATCGAGGGCACTTCGGTGGCCACCACCCGCGCCGTGGTCAACGCCTCGCTGCTGGTACTGATGTTCAACTTCGTCATGTCGGCGCTGCTGTTCCGCTGA
- a CDS encoding DUF6916 family protein — MELLSLEHFAGSVNETFSAQLNEGEVAFVLVEARPLPTPPAARRAPFSLLFRNGSAFLFPQQTYQMRHPRLGEIGIFLVPVARERDGFLYQAVFN, encoded by the coding sequence ATGGAGCTGTTGAGCTTGGAACACTTCGCTGGAAGCGTGAACGAGACGTTCTCGGCGCAGTTGAACGAAGGCGAGGTCGCATTCGTGCTGGTCGAAGCGCGGCCGCTGCCGACGCCGCCCGCGGCGCGGCGCGCCCCGTTCTCGCTGCTGTTCCGCAACGGCTCGGCGTTTCTGTTTCCGCAGCAGACCTACCAGATGCGCCATCCGCGCCTGGGCGAGATCGGCATCTTCCTGGTGCCGGTGGCGCGCGAACGCGACGGCTTCCTGTATCAGGCGGTGTTCAACTGA
- the mlaD gene encoding outer membrane lipid asymmetry maintenance protein MlaD — protein sequence MALRGPRLEFAVGAFLLLGLASLLVLALASTNRQWGFGGHRYDLVARFSQIGQLRAQAPVKIGGVIIGQVAKIDLDPTKFDSVVTLSIDDKYKDLPADTSAAILTSGLLGESYVGLQPGGDPDTLKPGQEIAFTQPAVDLIQLVGKYMFGGGSAGGDKNATPAAAPSADPTTPATEPKP from the coding sequence ATGGCTCTCCGTGGTCCCCGTCTCGAGTTCGCCGTCGGCGCCTTCCTGCTGCTGGGCCTGGCCTCGCTGCTGGTGCTGGCGCTGGCTTCCACCAACCGCCAGTGGGGCTTCGGCGGCCACCGCTACGACCTGGTCGCGCGCTTCTCGCAGATCGGCCAGCTGCGTGCGCAGGCGCCGGTGAAGATCGGCGGCGTCATCATCGGCCAGGTCGCCAAGATCGACCTGGACCCGACCAAGTTCGACTCGGTGGTGACCCTGTCCATCGACGACAAGTACAAGGACCTGCCGGCCGACACTTCGGCGGCGATCCTGACCAGTGGCCTGCTGGGCGAGAGCTATGTCGGCCTGCAGCCCGGCGGCGACCCCGACACGCTCAAGCCCGGCCAGGAAATCGCCTTCACCCAGCCGGCGGTGGACCTGATCCAGCTGGTCGGCAAGTACATGTTCGGCGGCGGCAGCGCCGGCGGCGACAAGAACGCAACACCCGCTGCCGCACCCTCTGCCGACCCCACCACGCCCGCAACGGAACCCAAGCCATGA
- a CDS encoding ABC transporter ATP-binding protein, whose translation MASSESNLVQLSGVRIDRGGRAILRDVSLSVPRGSITAVLGPSGSGKSTLLAALTGELEPAAGTLQVFGKPLPRGSRALRETRKSIGVLLQGNGLLTDLSVAENVALPLRAHTRLPEPVLQRLVALKLHAVGLLAAADAWPRELSGGMARRVALARALALDPPLMIYDEPLTGLDPIASGVIMSLIQRLNHTLGLTSIIVSHHVHETLPICDQAVAIANGGVVFAGTPQALQASTDPLLQQFLHGRPDGPIPFDAPQRARSAA comes from the coding sequence ATGGCGTCTTCCGAATCCAATCTGGTGCAGTTGTCGGGCGTGCGCATCGACCGCGGCGGCCGGGCGATCCTGCGCGACGTCTCGCTGAGCGTGCCGCGCGGCAGCATCACCGCGGTGCTCGGCCCCTCCGGCAGCGGCAAGTCCACGCTGCTGGCGGCGCTGACCGGCGAACTGGAGCCGGCCGCGGGGACGCTGCAGGTGTTCGGCAAGCCATTGCCGCGCGGCAGCCGCGCGCTGCGCGAGACCCGCAAGAGCATCGGCGTGCTGCTGCAGGGCAACGGCCTGCTGACCGACCTGAGCGTGGCCGAGAACGTGGCGCTGCCATTGCGCGCCCATACCCGCCTGCCCGAGCCGGTGCTGCAGCGGCTGGTCGCATTGAAGCTGCACGCGGTGGGCCTGCTGGCCGCTGCCGACGCCTGGCCGCGCGAGCTGTCCGGCGGCATGGCGCGGCGCGTGGCGCTGGCGCGGGCACTGGCCCTGGACCCGCCGCTGATGATCTACGACGAACCCCTGACCGGCCTGGACCCGATCGCCTCCGGCGTGATCATGAGCCTGATCCAGCGCCTCAACCACACCCTGGGCCTGACCAGCATCATCGTCAGCCACCACGTCCACGAGACCCTGCCGATCTGCGACCAGGCCGTGGCCATCGCCAACGGCGGCGTGGTCTTCGCCGGCACCCCGCAGGCCTTGCAGGCCAGCACCGATCCGCTGCTGCAGCAGTTCCTGCACGGCCGTCCCGACGGCCCGATCCCATTCGATGCGCCGCAGCGCGCGCGGAGCGCCGCCTGA
- a CDS encoding lipid asymmetry maintenance protein MlaB, which produces MASDAPQLRRDGDTLALSGVLDRAAATALWPAALRALPGARALDLQAVSRVDSAGLALLAELAARLRAQGQAEVAIHGAPAGLTDLSAAYRLASTLDFHSPPAAS; this is translated from the coding sequence GTGGCAAGTGATGCGCCGCAGCTGCGCCGCGACGGCGACACGCTCGCGCTGAGCGGCGTGCTCGACCGTGCGGCGGCCACCGCGCTGTGGCCGGCAGCGCTGCGCGCGCTGCCGGGCGCACGCGCGCTGGACCTGCAGGCCGTCTCGCGGGTGGACAGCGCCGGCCTGGCGCTGCTCGCCGAACTTGCCGCGCGCCTGCGTGCCCAGGGCCAGGCCGAGGTCGCCATCCATGGCGCCCCGGCCGGCCTGACCGACCTGAGCGCCGCCTACCGGCTGGCCTCGACCCTGGACTTCCACTCTCCCCCTGCGGCGAGCTGA
- a CDS encoding phospholipid-binding protein MlaC, whose protein sequence is MTIKLLSAALAAALAVAAPSAALAQAAAPAAAATQAGSASKVVLENSTRILTTLEQRRSEFKSNPTALRQFIDSEMNKSFDRDYAARLVLGVHGRGASDADVKLFGDAMADNLMQRYGTSLLTFEGKPQVRVKSETPLPGGRGVKVSTELLRSGGDPVPVDYLLRNTGAGWKIFDVMVEGVSYVQTFRNQFDTPLRNKSIPEVAAELRNGTLQAAPAGNSGK, encoded by the coding sequence ATGACGATCAAACTGCTTTCCGCCGCTCTCGCCGCCGCGCTGGCCGTGGCCGCGCCTTCCGCCGCCCTGGCCCAGGCCGCCGCGCCGGCCGCCGCCGCCACCCAGGCCGGTTCGGCCAGCAAGGTGGTGCTGGAGAACAGCACGCGCATCCTGACCACGCTGGAACAGCGCCGCAGCGAGTTCAAGAGCAACCCGACCGCGCTGCGCCAGTTCATCGACAGCGAGATGAACAAGTCCTTCGACCGCGACTACGCCGCCCGCCTGGTGCTGGGCGTGCACGGCCGCGGCGCCTCCGACGCCGACGTCAAGCTGTTCGGCGACGCGATGGCCGACAACCTGATGCAGCGCTACGGCACCTCGCTGCTGACCTTCGAAGGCAAGCCGCAGGTGCGGGTGAAGTCGGAAACCCCGCTGCCCGGCGGCCGCGGCGTCAAGGTCTCCACCGAGCTGCTGCGCAGCGGCGGCGACCCGGTGCCGGTGGACTACCTGCTGCGCAACACCGGCGCGGGCTGGAAGATCTTCGACGTGATGGTCGAGGGCGTGTCCTACGTGCAGACCTTCCGCAACCAGTTCGACACCCCGCTGCGCAACAAGTCGATCCCCGAGGTTGCGGCCGAGCTGCGCAACGGCACGCTGCAGGCGGCACCGGCGGGCAACAGTGGCAAGTGA
- a CDS encoding phage tail protein has translation MSEFFIGQIMLTGFAFAPKYFAQCNGQLLPINQNQALFSLLSTRFGGDGKTTFGLPDMRGRTPVGYGPSADPAWQPPALPMGQAAGGETVTLVTDQLPAHLHLMECASAAGNSRNPTGRLFANNGATIGAATSLYAAPGSMVPLSQATVSTQGGGQAHPNVQPYTTLNFCVALSGIFPSRS, from the coding sequence ATGAGCGAGTTCTTCATCGGTCAGATCATGCTGACCGGTTTCGCGTTTGCGCCAAAATATTTTGCGCAGTGCAACGGGCAATTGCTGCCGATCAATCAGAACCAGGCCCTGTTCAGTCTGCTCAGCACCCGCTTCGGCGGCGACGGCAAGACCACGTTCGGCTTGCCGGACATGCGCGGGCGCACGCCGGTAGGCTATGGGCCATCGGCCGACCCGGCGTGGCAGCCGCCTGCGTTGCCGATGGGCCAGGCGGCGGGTGGGGAGACAGTGACGCTGGTGACCGACCAATTGCCGGCCCATCTCCACTTGATGGAATGCGCCAGCGCCGCAGGCAACAGCCGCAACCCGACCGGACGCCTATTCGCGAACAATGGCGCAACTATTGGAGCGGCGACATCGCTGTACGCTGCGCCTGGAAGCATGGTTCCGCTATCGCAAGCCACGGTAAGCACACAGGGTGGCGGCCAGGCGCATCCGAACGTGCAGCCGTACACCACGCTCAATTTCTGCGTCGCGCTGTCCGGCATCTTCCCTTCGCGCAGCTAG
- a CDS encoding GNAT family N-acetyltransferase, with protein sequence MSIAASPGFPQRDAGWAAPAALQARGIGVRPARSADLDWLRDLYASTRRDELATVPWPEQTKRAFLDQQFALQHAHYLQHFPGADFLIVEDAHARLGRLYLDRSTDPHVLVDISLLPDCRSHGIGGALIAQAQALAHADGRALTLHVLHANPAAQRLYARLGFVAGEAGQTHLAMRWDGAGTKPDARVS encoded by the coding sequence ATGTCGATCGCCGCCTCGCCCGGCTTTCCGCAACGGGACGCCGGGTGGGCTGCGCCCGCTGCGCTGCAGGCACGCGGCATCGGCGTGCGGCCGGCGCGTTCGGCAGACCTGGACTGGCTGCGCGACCTATACGCCAGTACGCGCCGCGACGAACTGGCCACGGTGCCGTGGCCGGAACAAACCAAGCGCGCCTTTCTCGACCAGCAGTTCGCCTTGCAGCATGCGCACTATCTGCAGCACTTTCCCGGCGCGGACTTCCTGATCGTGGAAGACGCGCACGCGCGGCTGGGCAGGCTGTATCTGGACCGCAGCACGGATCCGCACGTCCTGGTCGATATCAGCCTGCTGCCGGACTGCCGCAGCCACGGCATCGGCGGCGCGCTGATCGCGCAGGCACAGGCGCTCGCGCATGCGGATGGGCGCGCACTGACGCTGCACGTGCTGCATGCCAATCCCGCAGCGCAGCGGCTCTACGCGCGGCTGGGCTTCGTTGCCGGCGAGGCCGGCCAGACCCATCTGGCCATGCGCTGGGATGGCGCTGGCACGAAGCCGGACGCGCGCGTCAGTTGA
- a CDS encoding phage tail protein: MGTPFIGEIRMFGFGRTPQGWQACDGSLLQISEYEPLYVLLGTAYGGNGTSTFAVPDLRGRLPIHQGQGPGLSNYVLAQQAGTETVTLTDLQMPAHTHVAQATTAAATATAPSGLLPGAVTGDVFYLTSTTGATAQAMSGQSTSFAGGNQPHDNTMPTLTVQYCIATTGIFPQQA, encoded by the coding sequence ATGGGTACTCCCTTCATCGGCGAAATCCGCATGTTCGGCTTCGGCCGTACGCCCCAGGGCTGGCAGGCGTGCGACGGCTCGCTGCTGCAGATCTCCGAATACGAACCGTTGTACGTCCTGCTCGGCACTGCCTACGGTGGCAACGGCACCAGCACCTTCGCGGTGCCGGATCTGCGCGGTCGGCTGCCGATCCACCAGGGCCAGGGGCCGGGCCTGAGCAACTACGTGCTCGCTCAGCAGGCCGGCACCGAGACGGTGACGTTGACAGACCTGCAAATGCCTGCACATACGCACGTCGCCCAGGCCACCACCGCAGCGGCGACAGCGACGGCGCCCTCAGGCCTGTTGCCAGGCGCGGTGACCGGCGACGTTTTCTATCTCACAAGCACCACTGGCGCAACTGCGCAAGCGATGTCCGGGCAAAGCACTTCGTTCGCCGGCGGCAACCAACCGCATGACAACACCATGCCGACGCTGACGGTGCAGTACTGCATCGCCACCACCGGCATCTTCCCGCAACAGGCCTGA